From Luteococcus japonicus, one genomic window encodes:
- a CDS encoding FGGY-family carbohydrate kinase, protein MSTSTGPYLMGIDYGTESCRVAIFDMQGRPVTFAATAYKTSHPRPGWAEQNPQDWWEALQASCHKAMASAGIQAHEIAGISYDATTMTVVAMNDKGEELRPAIMWMDVRATEQAARAETSDSVARLYNGAGTAPATAEWYPFKAAWLKEHEPETYNEATKLVDAPDWINFKLTGEWTTNINSAALRMYYNRNKGGWPTDFYEHVGCGDVFDKIPERVLDLGTPVAGLSTVAAQLLGLRAGTPVAQGPADAWAGQIGLGVVEPGKMALITGSSHVLTGQSEKEIHGTGFFGAYTDGVVKGQYTVEGGQVSTGSVLKWFKDSFCPDIVQAADTTGLNAYDLLNAKAKEIPIGSDGLIINEYFQGNRTPYTDSKARGIIWGLSLMHTPAHMYHAIQESVCYGTAHNLRAMTAAGFEVKEIVACGGATKSREWMQMHSDVTGVPITLTEVGDAVVLGSCMLAAVGANLYPDIQTAAQNMVHTLDQIEPDQARHEEYQYYVDKYCDSYPQMQSMTHDLVDHEAAKA, encoded by the coding sequence ATGAGCACCAGCACCGGCCCCTACCTGATGGGCATCGACTACGGCACCGAGAGCTGCCGGGTTGCCATCTTCGACATGCAGGGCCGCCCAGTCACCTTCGCCGCCACCGCCTACAAGACCAGCCACCCGCGCCCGGGCTGGGCCGAGCAGAACCCACAGGACTGGTGGGAGGCACTGCAGGCCTCGTGCCACAAGGCGATGGCCAGCGCCGGCATCCAGGCCCACGAGATTGCCGGGATCAGCTACGACGCGACGACCATGACCGTCGTCGCCATGAACGACAAGGGCGAGGAGCTGCGTCCGGCCATCATGTGGATGGACGTGCGGGCCACCGAGCAGGCCGCTCGCGCCGAGACCAGCGACTCCGTCGCGCGCCTCTACAACGGTGCCGGCACCGCCCCTGCCACCGCCGAGTGGTACCCCTTCAAGGCCGCCTGGCTGAAGGAGCACGAGCCGGAGACCTACAACGAGGCCACCAAGCTGGTCGACGCGCCCGACTGGATCAACTTCAAACTGACCGGCGAGTGGACCACCAACATCAACTCCGCCGCCCTGCGGATGTACTACAACCGCAACAAGGGCGGGTGGCCCACGGACTTCTACGAGCACGTCGGCTGTGGCGACGTCTTCGACAAGATCCCCGAGCGCGTCCTGGACCTCGGCACCCCCGTCGCCGGCCTGAGCACCGTCGCCGCCCAGCTCCTGGGGCTGCGCGCGGGCACGCCCGTTGCCCAGGGCCCCGCCGACGCGTGGGCCGGACAGATCGGCCTGGGCGTGGTGGAGCCCGGAAAGATGGCGCTGATCACCGGCTCCTCCCACGTGCTCACCGGCCAGAGCGAGAAGGAGATCCACGGCACGGGCTTCTTCGGTGCCTACACCGACGGCGTCGTGAAGGGCCAGTACACCGTCGAGGGCGGCCAGGTCTCCACCGGCAGCGTGCTGAAGTGGTTCAAGGACAGCTTCTGCCCGGACATCGTGCAGGCCGCCGACACCACCGGACTCAATGCCTATGACCTGCTCAATGCCAAGGCGAAGGAGATCCCGATCGGCTCCGACGGCCTGATCATCAACGAGTACTTCCAGGGCAACCGCACCCCATACACCGATTCCAAGGCGCGCGGCATCATCTGGGGCCTGTCCCTGATGCACACCCCGGCGCACATGTACCACGCCATCCAGGAAAGTGTCTGCTACGGCACCGCCCACAACCTGCGCGCGATGACCGCGGCCGGCTTCGAGGTGAAGGAGATCGTCGCCTGCGGCGGTGCCACCAAGAGCCGCGAGTGGATGCAGATGCACTCCGACGTCACCGGCGTCCCGATCACCCTGACCGAGGTGGGGGACGCGGTGGTGCTCGGCTCCTGCATGCTGGCCGCCGTCGGCGCCAACCTGTACCCGGACATCCAGACCGCGGCCCAGA
- a CDS encoding HAD-IIA family hydrolase has protein sequence MSHDVIVNPTELHDAYVFDMDGTIYLGDHLLPGAARMVHELRRRDIPVRFLSNNPTKDPQQYVEKLAKLGVPTDISDISNTVVTTTRWLQSHHPDAKLFCISEEPLKNALRTAGFTLTEDPEEIDIVIASYDRTFDYRKLQIAFDAIWFHKRAFLIQTNPDRFCPFPGGRGEPDCAAITAAIEACTSTKCQVSLGKPSPIMLTEALAGLDVAVENSVMVGDRLQTDIQMALDTNMRSALVLTGEATADDVRALEEAHQPSYVMDRIDRLLPQFVWDELGWTEDNDPDTH, from the coding sequence ATGTCCCACGACGTGATCGTCAATCCGACCGAGCTGCACGATGCCTATGTCTTCGACATGGACGGCACCATCTACCTGGGCGACCACCTGTTGCCCGGCGCGGCCCGGATGGTCCACGAACTGCGTCGTCGTGACATCCCGGTGCGCTTCCTGAGCAACAACCCCACCAAGGATCCCCAGCAGTACGTCGAGAAGCTGGCCAAGCTCGGCGTGCCCACCGACATCAGCGACATCTCCAACACCGTGGTCACGACCACCCGGTGGCTCCAGTCGCACCACCCTGACGCCAAGCTCTTCTGCATCAGCGAGGAGCCGCTGAAGAATGCCCTGCGCACCGCGGGCTTCACCCTCACGGAGGATCCGGAGGAGATCGACATCGTGATCGCCTCCTACGATCGCACCTTTGACTACCGCAAGCTGCAGATCGCCTTCGACGCCATCTGGTTCCACAAGCGCGCCTTCCTGATCCAGACCAATCCGGACCGCTTCTGCCCCTTCCCGGGCGGACGGGGGGAGCCGGACTGCGCCGCCATCACCGCCGCCATCGAGGCATGCACCAGCACGAAGTGCCAGGTCAGCCTGGGCAAGCCGTCGCCGATCATGCTCACCGAGGCCCTGGCCGGTCTCGACGTCGCCGTGGAGAACTCGGTGATGGTGGGGGACCGGCTCCAGACGGACATCCAGATGGCGCTGGACACCAACATGCGCTCCGCCTTGGTGCTGACCGGTGAGGCCACGGCCGACGATGTGCGCGCTCTCGAAGAGGCCCACCAGCCCAGCTATGTGATGGATCGGATCGACCGGCTGCTGCCGCAGTTCGTCTGGGACGAGCTGGGTTGGACCGAGGACAACGATCCCGACACCCACTGA
- a CDS encoding ribose-5-phosphate isomerase, with the protein MGFRVVVGADIAGVEYKDLIKADLEADERIDEVIDVGVAVGEDIDYPHVGVKAAKMVADGTVDRAVLICGTGMGMAISANKVPGVRACTAHDSFSVERLVLSNDAQALCLGARVIGPYLARRLVKEFFGYTFDASSASAPKVAAITEYESRLGSDNSPSAPTSC; encoded by the coding sequence ATGGGCTTTCGTGTTGTGGTTGGCGCCGACATCGCCGGCGTCGAGTACAAGGACCTGATCAAGGCCGATCTGGAGGCTGACGAACGCATCGACGAGGTGATCGACGTGGGCGTGGCCGTCGGTGAGGACATCGACTATCCGCACGTCGGGGTCAAGGCCGCCAAGATGGTGGCCGACGGCACCGTGGACCGGGCCGTCCTGATCTGCGGGACCGGCATGGGCATGGCGATCAGCGCCAACAAGGTTCCCGGGGTCCGTGCCTGCACCGCGCACGACTCCTTCAGCGTCGAGCGCCTCGTCCTGTCCAATGACGCACAGGCGCTCTGCCTGGGCGCCCGGGTGATCGGCCCCTACCTGGCCCGACGCCTGGTCAAGGAGTTCTTCGGCTACACCTTCGACGCCTCCTCCGCCTCGGCCCCCAAGGTGGCTGCCATCACCGAGTACGAGTCACGACTCGGCTCGGACAACAGCCCGTCCGCTCCCACGAGCTGCTGA
- a CDS encoding DeoR/GlpR family DNA-binding transcription regulator — protein MTDPSRVESPSLSSHVGRGSQSAQRARHQAIAEAVIKRGSLRVEDLVQATGVSLMTVYRDVAALEEAGIVQRQRGQVLAVASSLQEASAGFRLEQNAEVKASMSAVLAPLVKPGSSLMLDDSTSGVWLLRALEDVSPLTVVTNSLLVAQEVERRDDLRLIVAGGEYQAWAQALMGPTTVQTLSSMNADMCVLSASGVVDGNCMHPYGDVVSVKQAMLAAAATKVLMLDHTKFRRQALHSFARLADFDVVVVDAQTPQESRQELQDLGVQVLVSGI, from the coding sequence ATGACCGACCCGAGCCGCGTCGAGAGCCCGTCGCTGTCCAGTCATGTGGGCCGCGGGAGCCAGAGTGCCCAGCGCGCGCGGCACCAGGCCATCGCGGAGGCGGTCATCAAGCGCGGGTCCCTGCGCGTCGAGGACCTCGTCCAGGCCACGGGCGTCAGCCTGATGACCGTCTACCGTGACGTGGCCGCCCTGGAGGAGGCCGGTATCGTCCAGCGGCAGCGGGGACAGGTGCTGGCCGTCGCCAGCTCCCTGCAGGAGGCCTCGGCCGGATTCCGGCTGGAGCAGAATGCCGAGGTCAAGGCGTCGATGTCCGCGGTGCTGGCGCCCCTGGTCAAGCCGGGCAGCTCCCTGATGCTGGATGACTCCACCTCGGGCGTCTGGTTGCTGCGCGCACTGGAGGACGTCTCCCCGCTGACGGTGGTGACCAATTCGCTGCTGGTGGCCCAGGAGGTGGAGCGGCGCGATGACCTCCGTCTGATCGTCGCCGGTGGCGAGTACCAGGCCTGGGCCCAGGCGCTGATGGGGCCGACGACGGTCCAGACGCTGAGTTCCATGAACGCGGACATGTGCGTGCTGAGTGCCTCGGGCGTCGTCGACGGGAACTGCATGCACCCCTATGGCGACGTGGTCAGCGTGAAGCAGGCCATGCTCGCCGCCGCAGCCACCAAGGTCCTGATGCTGGACCACACCAAGTTCCGCCGGCAGGCCCTGCACAGCTTCGCCAGGCTGGCGGACTTCGACGTCGTGGTCGTGGACGCGCAGACCCCGCAGGAATCACGCCAAGAACTACAGGATCTTGGCGTTCAGGTGCTCGTGTCGGGAATCTGA
- a CDS encoding MBL fold metallo-hydrolase RNA specificity domain-containing protein: MGQQMTVTFLGAAGTVTGSKHLLTIGERRVLVDAGLFQGEKKWREQNWAKFPVEPGSISDLVLTHAHLDHCGYIPALVKHGFTGTIWCTPDTIELAEIVMMDSAHLQEQDAKDAAAGGWSKHNPPLALYTQEDVQQTMRLFRPVGFDVDTDLRDGLVLRFTRAGHILGSACANLTHEGRTVLFSGDLGRQDHPVLKPRGIPQGADHVLMESTYGDREHPEPDGLPHELFAETIRKTVGRGGSVLVPAFAVDRTEAVLKEITQMRKAGRIPEVPVFVNSPMALAALKVYQGSEELRDDMRPEDFADLPNLREVTSVEESKALNNPKFPCIIISSSGMATGGRVVHHLEKMLPDPKHSVVLTGYQGVGTRGRSLLEGAKQLKMHGRYVPVRATIVQDSEFSVHADCSDLLDWLRDLPRKPRTVFLVHGEQDSAEALREKIITEFGITCVVPRFGEVVSIEATEGADEPRPSAPEQVGSPVQLPSRPSPLPMPPTRGLTMLQLANRLARALDAGDAEQLAQVVSGPITRGGQVQDPAEWMARAHGFELVDLVDAGPRAVARGTVQGRDVVLFLTTAGETLSAVEEVGG; this comes from the coding sequence ATGGGACAGCAGATGACAGTCACCTTCCTCGGTGCTGCGGGCACCGTCACCGGATCCAAGCACCTCCTGACCATCGGGGAGCGACGCGTCCTGGTCGATGCGGGCCTCTTCCAGGGGGAGAAGAAGTGGCGCGAGCAGAACTGGGCCAAGTTCCCCGTGGAGCCCGGCAGCATCAGTGACCTGGTGCTCACCCATGCCCACCTCGACCACTGCGGCTACATTCCCGCACTGGTCAAGCACGGCTTCACCGGAACCATCTGGTGCACACCCGACACCATCGAGCTGGCCGAGATCGTGATGATGGACTCTGCCCACCTGCAGGAACAGGACGCCAAGGACGCGGCCGCGGGTGGCTGGTCCAAGCACAACCCACCATTGGCGCTGTACACCCAGGAGGACGTGCAGCAGACCATGCGCCTGTTCCGGCCCGTCGGCTTCGACGTGGACACGGACCTGCGTGACGGCCTGGTGCTCCGCTTCACCCGTGCCGGGCACATCCTGGGTTCCGCCTGCGCCAACCTGACCCATGAGGGCCGCACCGTCCTGTTCAGCGGGGACCTGGGGCGTCAAGACCACCCGGTGCTCAAGCCGCGGGGGATCCCCCAGGGGGCCGACCACGTGCTGATGGAATCCACCTACGGAGACCGGGAGCACCCGGAGCCGGACGGCCTGCCGCACGAGCTCTTCGCCGAGACCATCCGCAAGACGGTCGGCAGGGGTGGCTCGGTGCTGGTGCCGGCCTTCGCCGTCGACCGCACCGAGGCCGTGCTGAAGGAGATCACACAGATGCGCAAGGCGGGCCGGATCCCGGAGGTACCCGTCTTCGTGAACTCCCCGATGGCCCTGGCCGCGCTCAAGGTCTACCAGGGCTCGGAGGAATTGCGCGACGACATGCGGCCCGAGGACTTCGCGGACCTGCCCAACCTGCGCGAGGTGACCAGCGTCGAGGAGTCCAAGGCGCTGAACAACCCGAAGTTTCCCTGCATCATCATCAGCTCGTCGGGGATGGCCACCGGTGGACGCGTGGTGCACCACCTGGAGAAGATGCTGCCCGATCCCAAGCACTCGGTGGTGCTGACCGGCTACCAGGGCGTCGGGACCCGCGGACGCTCGCTGCTGGAGGGCGCCAAGCAGCTCAAGATGCACGGCCGCTACGTCCCGGTGCGGGCGACGATCGTGCAGGACAGCGAGTTCAGCGTGCACGCCGACTGCTCGGACCTGCTGGACTGGCTGCGTGACCTGCCACGAAAGCCGCGCACCGTCTTCCTGGTGCATGGAGAGCAGGACTCCGCCGAGGCGCTGCGGGAGAAGATCATCACCGAGTTCGGCATCACGTGCGTCGTGCCCCGCTTCGGCGAGGTGGTCAGCATCGAGGCCACCGAGGGTGCCGACGAGCCACGGCCCAGCGCGCCGGAGCAGGTGGGAAGCCCCGTCCAGTTGCCCAGCAGGCCGTCGCCGCTGCCGATGCCGCCCACCCGGGGCCTGACCATGCTGCAGCTCGCCAATCGTCTGGCACGTGCCCTGGATGCGGGAGATGCAGAGCAGCTGGCCCAAGTGGTCAGTGGCCCCATCACCCGCGGTGGGCAGGTCCAGGACCCGGCCGAGTGGATGGCCCGGGCCCATGGTTTCGAGCTGGTGGACCTGGTGGATGCCGGACCGCGGGCAGTGGCTCGAGGCACCGTGCAGGGGCGCGACGTGGTCCTCTTCCTCACCACGGCGGGGGAGACGCTGTCTGCCGTCGAGGAGGTGGGAGGCTGA
- a CDS encoding MFS transporter, with protein sequence MSQPPLTRSQRLERLDFNPAHRRLLLGSGVGWALDAMDVGLISFVMAALTVQWKLSLHQTSWLGSIGFVGMALGASLGGLLADRIGRRQVFAATLLVYGLATAASALVTSLAALMVLRFIVGLGLGAELPVASTLVSEFAPAKIRGRMVVALEAFWAVGWMMAALLGYLVIPQSHDGWRWALAVGIVPTLYAAVIRARLPESVRFLESKGREEEAEAAVRSFEAEAPRQARGTAKAAGEPVEAPVEDLEPSGHQHIWSARLRVRTAALWAVWFCINLSYYGAFIWIPSLLVKQGFSIVKSFEFTLIMTLAQLPGYALAGWLIEVWGRRATLASFLAGSALAALAYGHASSTSEILTAGCALSFANLGAWGALYAIGPEIYPTSIRGTGTGAAAAFGRIASIVAPLLVPVLIARGGNGLAFTVFSIAFALAAVACFGLPEARNRSLGRV encoded by the coding sequence GTGTCACAGCCCCCGTTGACTCGCTCGCAGCGCCTCGAACGGCTGGACTTCAACCCGGCACATCGCCGTCTGCTGCTGGGCTCCGGCGTGGGCTGGGCGCTGGACGCGATGGACGTCGGCCTGATCAGCTTCGTGATGGCGGCCCTCACCGTCCAGTGGAAGCTCTCGCTGCACCAGACCAGCTGGCTGGGTTCGATCGGCTTCGTCGGGATGGCCCTGGGTGCCTCGCTGGGCGGGCTGCTGGCGGACCGGATCGGCCGACGCCAGGTCTTCGCCGCCACGCTGCTGGTCTATGGCCTGGCAACGGCCGCCTCCGCGCTGGTCACCTCGCTGGCGGCTCTGATGGTGCTGCGCTTCATCGTCGGGCTTGGCCTGGGGGCGGAACTGCCCGTCGCCTCCACCCTGGTGAGCGAGTTCGCGCCTGCGAAGATCCGCGGGCGGATGGTGGTGGCCCTGGAGGCCTTCTGGGCGGTGGGTTGGATGATGGCCGCCCTGCTCGGCTACCTCGTGATCCCGCAGAGCCACGACGGGTGGCGCTGGGCCCTGGCCGTCGGCATCGTCCCCACGCTGTACGCGGCGGTGATCCGCGCGAGGCTGCCGGAGAGCGTGCGCTTCCTCGAGTCCAAGGGGCGCGAGGAGGAGGCCGAGGCGGCCGTGCGCAGTTTCGAGGCGGAGGCCCCTCGACAGGCTCGGGGAACGGCGAAGGCGGCGGGCGAGCCTGTCGAGGCCCCAGTGGAGGACCTGGAGCCGAGCGGCCACCAGCACATCTGGTCGGCCCGGCTCCGGGTGCGCACGGCGGCCTTGTGGGCGGTCTGGTTCTGCATCAACCTGAGCTACTACGGCGCCTTCATCTGGATCCCGTCGCTGCTGGTCAAGCAGGGTTTCAGCATCGTGAAGTCCTTCGAGTTCACCCTGATCATGACCCTGGCCCAGCTCCCCGGCTATGCCCTGGCCGGATGGCTGATCGAGGTCTGGGGCCGTCGGGCGACGCTGGCCAGCTTCCTGGCCGGATCGGCGCTGGCGGCGCTGGCCTATGGGCACGCCAGCAGCACGTCCGAGATCCTGACGGCGGGCTGCGCGCTGAGCTTCGCCAACCTGGGTGCCTGGGGTGCCCTGTACGCGATCGGTCCGGAGATCTATCCGACGTCGATCCGCGGGACGGGCACCGGGGCGGCCGCCGCCTTCGGGCGGATCGCCTCCATCGTCGCGCCGCTGCTGGTGCCGGTGCTGATCGCCCGCGGAGGCAATGGGTTGGCCTTCACGGTCTTCAGCATCGCCTTCGCCCTGGCCGCCGTCGCCTGCTTCGGCCTGCCCGAGGCCCGCAACCGCAGCCTGGGCCGGGTCTGA
- a CDS encoding GNAT family N-acetyltransferase has protein sequence MSAHGVPPSATVTIRPATEADLEAITRIYNDAGVGTTASYDLEPVSVDERREWLERHTSSNHPVLVAVADGEVLGFAGYGSFRDKAGYGQTVEHSVYVADGARALGVGRMLMLALIDRARGDGIHVMVGVLDADNDASVAFHRKLGFVEVGRMPQVGRKFDRWLDALLMQLTFPADGNELRTQ, from the coding sequence ATGTCAGCCCACGGCGTCCCGCCCAGTGCAACCGTCACCATCCGCCCGGCCACCGAGGCGGACCTAGAGGCAATCACCCGGATCTACAACGACGCGGGAGTCGGCACCACGGCAAGCTATGACCTGGAGCCGGTCAGCGTCGACGAGCGTCGCGAGTGGCTGGAGCGGCACACGTCCAGCAACCACCCGGTACTGGTGGCCGTGGCCGACGGTGAGGTGCTGGGTTTCGCGGGCTACGGGAGCTTCCGCGACAAGGCGGGATATGGCCAGACGGTGGAGCACTCGGTCTACGTCGCCGACGGGGCCCGGGCGCTGGGTGTGGGCCGGATGCTGATGCTGGCCCTGATCGACCGGGCGCGCGGTGACGGCATCCACGTGATGGTGGGGGTCCTGGATGCCGACAACGACGCCTCCGTCGCCTTCCACCGCAAGCTCGGATTCGTCGAGGTGGGGCGGATGCCGCAGGTGGGGCGCAAGTTCGACCGCTGGCTGGATGCCCTGCTGATGCAGCTCACCTTCCCCGCCGACGGCAACGAGCTGCGGACTCAGTAG
- a CDS encoding phosphoribosyltransferase translates to MTAYHADSSDLVEKEVLTWQGFGDAMRELAQTIADSGFAPDIVIAVARGGMLPGGALTYALGTKLTDAINVEFYTDVHETLPDPVLLAPLLDTESIKGKKLLVVDDVVDSGRTLELVVKLLQEYDADVRSAVIYEKPTTVIHPEYVWARTDQWIVFPWSAEPPVTRSN, encoded by the coding sequence ATGACTGCCTATCACGCCGACTCCAGTGACCTCGTCGAGAAGGAGGTCCTCACCTGGCAGGGCTTCGGAGACGCCATGCGCGAGCTCGCCCAGACCATCGCGGACTCGGGCTTCGCGCCCGACATCGTCATCGCGGTGGCACGCGGCGGCATGCTGCCGGGCGGCGCCCTCACCTATGCGCTGGGCACCAAGCTGACCGATGCCATCAACGTCGAGTTCTACACCGACGTGCACGAGACCCTGCCGGACCCGGTGTTGCTGGCCCCGCTGCTGGACACCGAATCCATCAAGGGCAAGAAGCTGCTGGTGGTGGACGATGTCGTGGACTCGGGCCGCACCCTAGAGCTGGTGGTCAAGTTGCTGCAGGAGTACGACGCCGACGTGCGCAGCGCGGTCATCTACGAGAAGCCCACCACCGTGATCCACCCCGAGTACGTGTGGGCGAGGACCGACCAGTGGATCGTCTTCCCCTGGTCCGCCGAGCCGCCGGTGACCCGCAGCAACTGA
- a CDS encoding purine-cytosine permease family protein — MSSTPPVAEQATTPRRLIEMQGIDVVPDSQRTARPSDLFWPWFAANVSVFGLTYGSYLFGFGISFWQASVVAVLGIVLSFALCGVIAISGKRGSVPTMVLSRAAFGVDGQKVPGLISWLTSIGWETSLTITATLATATIFDRLGWSSGTATKIIACVVIAAIIVVCSVLGYHTIMKVQSILTWVTGAFTLVFMAMTISHIHWAAVSAMPSGSIAACIGALVMVMTGFGLGWINIAADWSRYQRRDASNGAIVFWNTFGGSVAPLLLVVFGLLLAGSDEKLAAAIPVDPIGALAGILPTWILLPFLVVAVLTLISGAVLGIYSSGLTLLSLGINIPRPAAAAIDGIILTLGTIYVVFFAKSFLAPFQSFLVTLGVPLAAWAGVMCADIVARKGPYDEEGLFDRNGRYGAVNWASIGVMVVCSVIGWGLVINQFSDATYNNWQGYLLEPLKLGHHGPDGWEGTWPWANLGVIVSLLLGFVGHLVLNGGTIKRQEDRA, encoded by the coding sequence ATGTCATCCACACCGCCGGTTGCCGAGCAGGCGACGACCCCGCGCCGTCTCATCGAGATGCAGGGCATCGACGTCGTGCCCGATTCGCAGCGCACCGCCAGGCCCAGTGACCTGTTCTGGCCGTGGTTCGCGGCCAATGTCAGCGTCTTCGGCCTGACCTACGGTTCCTACCTGTTCGGCTTCGGTATCTCCTTCTGGCAGGCGAGCGTCGTCGCGGTGCTGGGCATCGTGCTCAGCTTTGCCTTGTGCGGCGTCATTGCCATCAGTGGCAAGCGCGGTTCAGTGCCCACCATGGTGCTCTCCCGGGCTGCCTTCGGCGTCGACGGGCAGAAGGTGCCCGGCCTGATCAGCTGGCTGACCTCCATCGGCTGGGAGACCTCGCTGACAATCACGGCGACGCTGGCCACCGCCACCATCTTCGACCGGCTGGGCTGGAGCTCCGGCACTGCCACCAAGATCATCGCCTGCGTCGTGATCGCGGCGATCATCGTGGTCTGCTCGGTGCTGGGCTACCACACCATCATGAAGGTGCAGTCCATCCTGACCTGGGTGACCGGCGCCTTCACCCTGGTCTTCATGGCCATGACCATCAGCCACATCCACTGGGCCGCCGTCAGCGCCATGCCGTCCGGATCCATCGCGGCCTGCATCGGCGCCCTGGTGATGGTGATGACGGGCTTCGGACTGGGCTGGATCAACATCGCCGCCGACTGGTCGCGCTACCAGCGCCGCGACGCCAGCAATGGCGCCATCGTCTTCTGGAACACCTTCGGTGGTTCGGTGGCCCCGCTGCTGCTGGTGGTCTTCGGTCTGTTGCTGGCCGGCTCCGACGAGAAGCTGGCGGCCGCCATCCCGGTGGACCCGATCGGTGCCCTGGCCGGCATCCTGCCCACCTGGATCCTGCTGCCCTTCCTGGTGGTGGCGGTGCTCACCCTGATCTCCGGAGCGGTACTGGGCATCTATTCCTCCGGGTTGACGCTGCTGAGCCTGGGCATCAACATCCCGCGGCCAGCCGCCGCCGCCATCGACGGCATCATCCTGACGCTGGGCACCATCTACGTCGTCTTCTTCGCCAAGAGCTTCCTGGCGCCCTTCCAGTCCTTCCTGGTCACCCTGGGCGTGCCGCTGGCCGCCTGGGCCGGGGTCATGTGCGCGGACATCGTCGCCCGCAAGGGCCCCTACGACGAGGAGGGCCTGTTCGACCGCAACGGCCGTTACGGCGCGGTCAACTGGGCCTCCATCGGCGTCATGGTGGTCTGCTCGGTGATCGGCTGGGGCCTGGTGATCAACCAGTTCAGCGATGCCACCTACAACAACTGGCAGGGCTACCTGCTGGAGCCGCTGAAGCTCGGCCACCATGGCCCCGACGGCTGGGAGGGCACCTGGCCCTGGGCCAATCTGGGCGTCATCGTGAGCCTGCTGCTCGGTTTCGTGGGTCACCTGGTGCTGAACGGCGGCACCATCAAGCGGCAGGAGGACCGGGCATGA
- a CDS encoding cysteine hydrolase family protein: MSIASDAWLVVIDHQRIFADPASNWCAPRFAETAPVVARLAAHFDDRVVLTRWLPGTDRHGSWRAYFDKWTFADRPDSAEVFSLVPTATDLTERATVDVSTFGKWGPQLATVTGEHAHLVLVGVATDCCVISTALAAADAGCTVTVVSDGCAGSSDENQAAALQVMGLYAPQITVVDSAELLG, from the coding sequence ATGAGCATTGCCTCGGACGCCTGGCTGGTGGTGATCGACCACCAGCGGATCTTCGCGGACCCCGCCAGCAACTGGTGCGCACCCCGCTTCGCGGAGACCGCCCCGGTGGTGGCGCGGTTGGCCGCCCATTTCGACGACCGTGTGGTGCTCACCCGCTGGCTCCCGGGCACCGACCGTCACGGCTCCTGGCGCGCCTACTTCGACAAGTGGACCTTCGCCGACCGGCCCGACAGCGCCGAGGTCTTCTCGCTGGTGCCGACTGCCACCGACCTGACCGAGCGTGCCACGGTGGATGTGAGCACCTTCGGCAAGTGGGGCCCGCAGCTGGCCACCGTCACCGGTGAGCACGCCCACCTGGTACTGGTGGGGGTCGCGACCGACTGCTGCGTCATCTCCACGGCCCTGGCCGCCGCCGACGCGGGCTGCACCGTGACCGTGGTCAGTGATGGCTGCGCCGGCTCCTCCGACGAGAACCAGGCCGCCGCGCTGCAGGTGATGGGGCTCTACGCGCCACAGATCACCGTCGTCGACTCCGCGGAACTGCTGGGCTGA
- a CDS encoding oxidoreductase, with product MSQIASHATPSLSGQGRVAIVTGASSGIGRAAAIELAEAGFDVWAGARRTGRMADLGQYGIKVLPLDVTDEASMVHFVDAVLAGAGRVDVLVNNAGICGYGAVEDLPLAEGRAQFEVNVFGMARMIQLVLPGMRERGDGRIINISSIGAKIYQPFAAWYHASKHAVEGFSDSLRLEVRPFGIDVCLVEPGVIVSECNQVARKNLVEVSKGGAYEKAARRMARVLALADRRSLGSESTLVAHTIVAAALAGKPRTRYVVGAGARAAVTARRVLPDRAMDGLLGGLR from the coding sequence ATGTCACAGATCGCCAGTCATGCCACCCCGTCTTTGTCCGGCCAGGGGCGGGTCGCCATCGTCACCGGCGCCTCCTCCGGCATCGGCCGTGCAGCCGCCATCGAACTGGCCGAGGCCGGTTTCGACGTGTGGGCCGGTGCACGACGGACCGGCCGGATGGCCGATCTGGGGCAGTACGGCATCAAGGTCCTGCCCCTCGACGTCACCGACGAGGCCTCGATGGTGCACTTCGTCGATGCTGTCCTGGCCGGCGCCGGGAGGGTGGACGTGCTGGTCAACAATGCCGGCATCTGCGGTTATGGCGCGGTGGAGGACCTTCCACTGGCCGAGGGGCGCGCCCAGTTCGAGGTCAATGTCTTCGGCATGGCTCGGATGATCCAGCTGGTCCTGCCGGGAATGCGGGAGCGCGGCGACGGGCGCATCATCAACATCTCCTCGATCGGCGCCAAGATCTACCAGCCCTTCGCTGCCTGGTACCACGCGTCGAAGCATGCCGTCGAGGGTTTCAGCGACAGCCTGCGCCTAGAGGTCAGGCCCTTCGGGATCGACGTCTGCCTGGTGGAACCGGGTGTGATCGTCAGCGAGTGTAACCAGGTGGCGCGCAAGAACCTGGTGGAGGTCAGCAAGGGTGGCGCCTATGAGAAGGCAGCCCGCCGGATGGCGCGCGTGCTGGCGCTGGCCGACCGTCGTTCGCTGGGTTCGGAGTCCACCCTGGTGGCCCACACCATCGTGGCGGCGGCGCTGGCCGGCAAGCCGCGCACCCGCTATGTCGTGGGAGCTGGGGCCCGCGCCGCCGTCACCGCGCGACGCGTGCTCCCGGACCGGGCGATGGACGGTCTGCTGGGTGGACTTCGATAG